Proteins encoded in a region of the Streptomyces violaceoruber genome:
- a CDS encoding carboxymuconolactone decarboxylase family protein produces MTEHDADYTRALNNAEKILGFSLAPYVDPRPTEPDNAYDFTRIATEHAFNDAWTRSEHLDLRTRALISVTITASLGILEPLRGQLRIALHNGVTKEEIVEAFIQMAVYAGVARAFDSYAVAREVFAEHAEADSSEN; encoded by the coding sequence ATGACGGAACACGACGCTGACTACACGCGTGCTCTGAACAACGCCGAGAAGATCCTTGGTTTCAGCCTGGCGCCGTACGTCGATCCCAGGCCGACGGAACCTGACAACGCCTACGACTTCACACGGATCGCGACCGAACACGCCTTCAATGACGCATGGACTCGCAGCGAGCATCTCGACCTCCGCACCCGCGCACTCATCTCGGTCACCATTACGGCGAGCCTGGGCATCCTCGAGCCGCTCCGGGGCCAGCTGCGTATCGCTCTGCACAATGGCGTGACCAAAGAGGAGATCGTCGAAGCCTTCATCCAGATGGCCGTCTACGCGGGTGTCGCTCGCGCGTTTGACAGCTACGCCGTGGCACGCGAGGTCTTTGCCGAACACGCCGAAGCAGACTCGTCCGAGAACTGA